One genomic segment of uncultured Ilyobacter sp. includes these proteins:
- a CDS encoding radical SAM protein: protein MENNAERPEYLPRIIAFEVTRSCYLNCSHCRAGASKEKFDDELSFKEICKILENISTLNKPIVILTGGEPMLREDIYEIAAYGNMLGLKMVMAPCGYMLDIDSVDKIKKSGIKTISLSIDGANSDTHDKLRGKKGAFDRVVKAAKCAKENGLDFQINTTVHKNNISELSDIHKLAVDLGAKAFHPFLLVPVGRGKSMKEQEISPDQYEEVLNWIYKKKKESGMFFHPTCAPMFNRIILQNEKVSELKSPLSKGCLGGKSFYFISHTGKVQICGFMEEEAGDLRKNSYNFTVIWQESELFNKLRNYDLYKGKCGKCEYIYNCGGCRARALSLRNDYLEAEPMCIYIPERG, encoded by the coding sequence ATGGAGAATAATGCAGAAAGGCCAGAGTATCTTCCCAGAATAATAGCCTTTGAAGTAACACGTTCTTGCTACTTGAATTGTAGTCATTGTAGAGCAGGAGCCTCTAAAGAAAAATTTGATGATGAATTAAGTTTTAAAGAGATATGTAAAATACTTGAGAATATATCTACTCTCAATAAACCTATTGTTATATTAACTGGTGGAGAACCAATGCTCAGAGAAGATATTTATGAGATAGCAGCTTATGGAAATATGTTGGGACTTAAAATGGTTATGGCCCCTTGTGGTTATATGCTCGATATAGATTCTGTTGATAAAATTAAAAAATCCGGAATTAAAACTATAAGCTTGAGCATTGATGGGGCTAATTCAGATACTCACGACAAGTTGAGAGGTAAAAAAGGTGCATTTGATAGAGTTGTAAAAGCAGCGAAATGTGCTAAAGAAAATGGGTTGGATTTCCAAATTAATACCACCGTTCATAAAAATAACATCTCAGAATTGAGCGATATTCATAAATTAGCTGTTGATTTAGGAGCGAAAGCTTTTCATCCTTTTCTTCTAGTCCCTGTAGGAAGGGGAAAAAGTATGAAAGAACAAGAAATTTCGCCTGATCAATATGAAGAGGTTTTAAATTGGATATATAAAAAGAAAAAAGAGAGCGGGATGTTTTTTCATCCTACATGTGCTCCGATGTTTAACAGAATAATATTACAAAATGAAAAAGTAAGTGAACTGAAAAGTCCATTATCAAAAGGCTGTTTAGGTGGAAAGAGTTTCTACTTTATTTCTCATACTGGAAAAGTCCAGATATGTGGCTTTATGGAGGAAGAAGCAGGTGATTTAAGAAAAAACAGTTATAATTTTACTGTAATATGGCAAGAATCAGAGTTGTTTAATAAGCTTAGAAACTATGACTTATATAAGGGAAAATGCGGGAAATGTGAATATATATATAACTGTGGAGGATGCAGAGCAAGAGCTTTATCTTTAAGAAATG